In Rosa rugosa chromosome 4, drRosRugo1.1, whole genome shotgun sequence, the genomic stretch gtcttggagaaattgagccaatgtcagtggctcaagctatatattgtcgacaagttcgaaatatatatttagaggctaaataaagcctactatgaaatcatggaagcatggaaacatgaaaagtcaactttagcacattttcctacttcggctaggagaaaccgagctaaacaaggaaggaggggcggcagactgaccaaatgaacttgaaatgagctgaaactctgcagatccattctagacagcccaaggatcatttcttatgaagagttccagagcttttttttgagtggaaggccttcaaacaatcagcccaattttctacagaagcaaaactggaaaactggacctgtaagaggtccagcagcattttcggcccaaccacatggaataaaaatctgaaaatttgtcaggatgatctacactcatagtggaacatttcatatgaagtagtcgaaggcatataatgaagtcttgttggagaaataattgaaggaataaaggggcagaaactgacctaaaaccagctcaatattcacatgttcatgtttcctacccacatgaagaaagctagatgcttttctctttttccttggatatatttttcttctacaatctctttaatagatcatcaccacttccatgttgctgcaccttcatgctttgctttcatttcatcttttctctatcttttccatattttacaagtgaacttagatctactttcattatttttcttccactcatcatttcactcttctttttcttccctatataaacaccttctcctctcattctaacacacacacattcacattcaacaacaacatctctaagatgatctaagttctctctagagcaaacctctctaagagcaactcctctccctctctttctctttctcttaccggtgatcacactcctagtcctagtcttctcagaagccgaccttcagtgccaccaaaccctctgtcaacgtgcttcggtcctagtctcctcgggagccgacggtagtgccgcgaccacaacggttacagaaccagccaagcaagggtaacgccctagcaacccagccaagctaaagtcacgctttagcaagttctcctcacttcccagtggttctcgctctgctcgatctacaacatcgagtatcgattgtgttaacaagaagaaacttcagcaaagtcctcaccacgaggcacaaagaatcccacgatgaggttggtgctctcctcgtctacaatcacttgaaagaagtcaggtcaagggacacccccgacgaccgcacccgaacggtgctggcacgcccgcgcaagaaaagagactgttgaccagctgcagcaaaattggagccaaacatcaGCCAAtaatgttttggtttttttttttcaattaacccgaattctagggtcatttatctcacttactccattaagttttttttaattcccccttacccataaagactctaatgaggtcttccctaatacccaaataagttttttgtttttgtttttgtttattttttagactattttacccttacccatttgttacatagagagagagagagagagagagagagagagtggaagaGAAACAAGTCATAAGAGACTTCGCTGGAGTCCTGTCACTTGTAGCGGGATTCTGATCATCGGTCGCCGCCCACCAgatttctctgaaaacctcATCGGAGCTCCTCAAAGAaatcgtcggagatctcataggtcgccagAAAGGTTTATTCCCTCCCCCCCCAAAtagacatttattgccccccaataaacctctattggggggcaataaaagtgtatgaaacctcgccggatgtccccaaagaggtcgtcggagatctcatagggagctggagaggtttattgccgaCGAAGATCTCATAGGgagccggagaggtttattgccctcgccaataaacctctattgccccccaatagacctttcggtcgccggaatggaaactaatctccttaaaattaaacaaataaatctTTGATTAatgaacaaaaaaacaaattacatcaattcaaaacatgtaTTGCCTGtcaatagacatgtattgcctcccaatagacatatATTCTTTCCTTCTAAGCCTTCTGCCAccatttcaccaaaaaaaaaaaattgatttggacacccacgTCTTTTGCGGTTCTCCCTTCTTCGCCGGTTGCAGACCCAGGACCGAAACTCTAAGTTCAAGGTTTCCTCTCTAAAGAAAACCAAACTCAGGCGGCTCATATTTGGGGCTTTCAATCCCTAAATCGATCTGAGAGTGATAGCTTACCAGAAGACGTTGGGGAGGAGAGGGAAACCGGGGTCGTGTTCGAAGGTGTACTTGTACGTCTTGCGCGTAGCGGCCGGGGCCTTCGTCAGGTCTAGCTATTTCAGCAGCTACCACGACCGGATCAACGTCCCCAATCTTTGATTCACTTCCTTCGACTCGACCTCCAACAATCACATGCTTTCCTTCACCCGCTATATCGACGACAACCAACGCCGACTCCGAAACGTTCATCAGCTACCGCAAGAAAGGTGATGCCAACCAAAACGAGTTCAATAGCTACGCTGGAAACGCAAACATAGTCGGGGCGGGTTTCATCCTAATTTGGTTCCTTTTAACCGATTAGCTTCCATGGAATTCAAATTTCGATCCCTAGACGTAGATGAccgatcttcttcttcttcctccaccgtcCAATACTTATCCTTTGAGAAAGAGATTTTCGGCGGCGGAGGACGACGGCGACGACCACTGGGCCAGCACTCCGCCGATCGGTGATTAATGTAGACTCAGTTCAAGAGGGGCGActggcgagagagagagagagagagagagagagagagagagagagagagaggaaagatTGGCATGCAGTTTCTTAATTATACGAatggcaaaattgtcattttattttaaattgggttagtgagaataaaatcTGTTGTTGAGgcaagtgagataattttgctGAATTTTAGTGCTTTTAGTCAAAaaccccaataatttttttacagatcaaaaaccctaataatttttttacagATCATTAGAGAGTATCTTTTATGTTTATTGTGCCCtataggttaaaaaaaaaaaaaaaaaaaaaggcaatgtAACCTATTTGGGTTCCAATTGTTGATCTTACTTAAAGAATTGAATGTGCGGACAAAGAGAGGGTACTGGAGATGCTTGGATTAATTAATGAACAAGCCATTACAGGATTTGATTAGATTAGCACATGGGAAAAAGGGCTATAATTTGGCATTTGTCCTCCATCAAATGTCACCCAACCAAATCCCATTTAACAGCTACATGCCCCATAAGGAACattaatatatataaacaaCTCGAATCATGTGGTCTATTTTAGGCCATTTTAATTGACATGACTAACCATCCCAATGGCCACAACTAGATGCTAAATCCACTGAAATATCCTAGCTCCAAAGTTGAACCCACACGTCCATGGTCATGAGCTTCTAGGCTTCTAGCTCAAGTTAAAGTAGAAGGAATGGAGGAAAAAGGTAGGTCATACAAGGAAAAAAGGTTAAAACACCCAGAAAAGAAATATTGCCAAGCTAGCTTTGCTGCCTAAGTAATGGATACGGCTGCTGTGCCAACATATTAATTAAATTATTAAAATTAAGCGTATATGAATTCTATTTTGAAATTGTCATTGTCATTGCTTTTATAGGATAAAATATCTAAAGTACCCCCACTGACCCTTTGTCATtacttttatgtttattttcaCCCGTTAGGTCTGGATTACTGGATCAGTTTTGGGTCATTCTTGTCACTCTATTAGTCATCAGTTTCCTAACCTATAAACAGACTCAAAGTGACCCAGATCAATTTCCAAACTGACTCAGTGACCTACACCCAACGGatggaaacaaacataaaaaagcaATGAACAGTATCTGATCCAGTGACCATGACCCAATGATCCAACGGGTATACTTGCTCTAAGTAATGGATACGGTTGCTGTGACACGTCTGCAATTCAATATGTCAATTAAATTATTAAAACTAAGCATACATGAATTATATTTTGAAATTGCCATTGATCCAAAATACCCCACTGACCCTCGCATGTGCTCTCAGTCGTTTTAGTTAGGTCTTGCCAAAGTAAAAGCTTTCACATTATATGCGAGTGACTCCATTTGCTTGAAGCCATGGAACCAGGGGTAGATCCAACAAGACCCAATAAAGATAGAAAATCATGATGTATCCCTTTACTAAGACAAAGTCCAATGAATAGACTCCATCAGATGCATTAATTTGAAAGGACTTGGGCTGAGCTATTTGAGGCAATTATTTTATCCTACTTTCGGAGAACGAAATGCAATTTGAGTTGGCTTTTTGTGATGAATGTGGATAATCCACCTGTATCTTTATGTTGAGTTGTTGACTGCatcagttttcagttttcacgGATTATGAAGGTGGGCAGGGTCAATAAATACGCAAGTAGAGGCAGCCTAATTCCAGTCAAGTTTGGTAATTAGTCCTTGGCCTACATGCTTGGAAAGGCAGAAATGGAGTTCAATACTGCTATGTTTGAGTCCGGAAGGAGCACGAGTAGCCGGTCTTTGAAGGCAACACGAGGCGCTCAGTCACCCCAGTCCCGCGGGGTTTGAACAGAACTTGGGACCTGACGTATAGGAGTTAATACTCACAACGACGGCTACAAAGCTCCCACATCCAGAGACTTAGGAGTAAAGGTTGAGTAGAGATTTATTTGGCACGCGAGAACCTTCCAACAATTACTTCAGTCTAATCTCAGCCATCACAAACTGCAATTGTATAGGGAGGAGAGGGGGTCTCCGGTCTCAGCAGCAAAATCACTCCCTTTTCCTTGTGCTTTTTCGTTCTAATTCATTTGTAGCCAAATTGTCCAAGATGCATGCAACGAATGCAGTATTATATACAACAATCGTGACGTGATGTTGTATAAATTCATTACTGAAGAAATGGCGAGGGGAGAGAACTGTGTTACATATGATGAGACAATTACTTTATTGCAAAGTCGGTTCATAATCCAAGAGTTGTGGTAAAACTTGCAGTACAAAGTACTTCTCTTATATTCATACCAAAGCACAGTTACTGAAACAACCAAAACTGATAATGCTCGTACAGGAGTAATCCTAAAGCTATATTACCAATTATTACAAAATCATCTTGTCTAACCTTCAGGGGGGCGGTGGCAGATGTTGGGTATTAGGTCTTGGGTCTTGGTTCTTCTGGTTTGTGTCCACTATTTGtgcttttatttttctctcctcTTCAGCTATATCAAGCATAGCCTGGTCATGCATGGTTTTCATCATCTGCTTCATTGTTCTCTCCTCTCCTTCAAGTTGTGTTTTCATTATCCTCTGAGCCTCTTGGTCGAGTGGCTTGAAGTAGTCTTCAATAGCAGCCTCctgcagaaaaatcagaaatgcATTCAATTTCGTTAGATGAGACAGGCTTCATCAGAGAAAGCATACAAAAAGACAGGTATACTAAAGtaggtagaaaaaaaaaacgatttcTTATACTGCAGGCATGATTAAAACCAACACCAAGGGGGATTTTGGGGTGTATGCTTTATTGAGGGGAATTTGCGGTACATAATTATTATGCCATTATGTTCAATTTTAAAACTTTTGATTGAGTTTTGAGGTGCGAAAGATGGCAAATGTATCCAGTATATGTCTCGAAGGATAATGCTTTCAATCACACAGATATCTTTGTGATGAGATTTTAAATAGAAAAACAGGAAGTTATCAAAATTCTACTAACATAAGCTTATCCCAAATGAGATCAGCACTGGCAATAGAACTTACAGTCTCTTCTAGCTTCTTATTTAAATTCTGCATCTCCTCAACCATACGGCGAACCTCTGACAAAATAGTCTGCTCAGGAAGCTTTCTTATAGCCAGCTTCCGCTCTTCTGCCTGGAAAGAGAAAGATAAGTGCTTTGATAAGAAAAGAGGTGGGAAAAGGATTTTGCACTCATAGAGTATTAAGGCAGGTGCAGTTCGGCTACTGGTGTACTCTAAAGCTAGATATTTTATAGCAACAAGGGCGAGAAAAGGAGATACCAAGTAAGAGATCCAGTCTAAAATGTTTCATTCTAAAGTAAAGCCATGATGCACAGTTCTGAGGACAGAATTGCTTCTATTGCAGATAATAAATAGTTCAAAAAGAGAACAATTACAAATTGCAGAAGAATTGACAAGTACAAGTCATTTCCACAAATTCATTCAAATTCTTGAACATGAAACAGTTGAATTATCATACttggtgcatagaataattttccGTTTGCTCGTCTACATCTAAATCCTCCTTATGATGTTATGTTTTCTAATCACCAAAGTCGGAACATACAGAGGGCAAGTAATGAATATTAAAAAGCAAGAATGATAAATGAGTAAGGAGAAAACAAACATTTCAGTAAAAAGTGGGGTAATCTTTCTTCATTTATCTCTCTAGTCTCAGCCCACCCTTTTGATGCGGATTTTAAGGCCACACAAGACAGGGAAGAAGTTCATCAGGATATTTTCTTGGTCATTCATGAAAACACTGTACATGTTAAGCCCATATACAATTCGCAGGTGAAAGCTATCCACCATTGTCTTAAGTAGTAAACAAGTTCTTAACCGGCACTAGTAAATAGTTCTTAATTCGTTAGAAAGTAAACGACGTTTAAGTCGTGAATTTGCATCATTTTTTGTATAAAATGATCACTATATTAGCTGCAAAGCATAAAATGTCCTGACCTGGTGAATATTAAAGTTAAACTAGGACCCTAAACACTAAAACCTAAGGTAACGCTCGATTCTTTAGAACGAACCTGAGAACTGAGAAGGCCCTCAGGCTCATTTCACAACTAGgttaacaaaaatgaaaaacaaaggatTCGCAACTCTCCTCAAATTCTACATTCCattattgttttgattttatCTCAAACCGGATCCGATTCTCTTCCAATGCTCGGTAGCAACTAATTCTTCAACATAATCAAGGAACGGCCCTACATCTATAATTTCATTTCAACAGAATTTGTATCAATCAAAAGAATAACAACAGTTGAGGGTTTAGGATCGGATTAAAACAAGAAGAATAAGAATTCAGAgattagaaaaaagaaaagaaaagaaaagcttcTCGACCTGTTTGATACGCTTCTCGACCTGCAAGCGATAGCTTCGGATTCTCCGCTCTTCATAGCCGGAAAGAACCCTGGCGTAGAACAGAGCTTTCCTTCCGAAATCCAAAATCTTATTCATACCAACCTCCTAACACTCGCGATTAGAATCGCAGAGTCCTCTGAGTCGAATCTGCCGATTTCAATTAAAACGCTGCGTTTAAATCATCCCTCGATTTCAATATGACAAATAGGAAAAGAATTTGAAATCATGAAAATTTTCTGACCTTGGGGAGTGGAAACAATGGGTGCCCCGATAGAAATGCTGGCGATTGAGACTGACCAGAGTCGGGGCTTGTTTGGGCCggttagagcaagtgcacccgtagtcaagaaaaggcaaagtcgagaagtcaagaattcgaccggtcaagttactattcactgccactggacatgggtttacacccgttgtttttcttgcccggtcaacactgttcattattatataattttagggggggtctcgaaaatcgactttttacacatatataatttgggaaaacttccttcatgaaagttatagagatcgtcgataTGAGTTCGTACATATGTGAaatgcaaaaatcggagtttgtatgaatttattatgaatttttgaaatctgaaaattttctataaatagaaaaaaaaaattatattttatttcaaaGGCAAAAACTGATTCACACGCAAGAAACAACTGCGCTCCCCCATTCGTCCGTGGAGAACACGCCCTCAATCTCTGCGCAGTACCTCTGACGTCAGCCACGAGCTGCTTCTCTCCAACCTTGCAGCAGCCCAAGCCTGGGCAAGAAAAAAGGCAACGGCATGGAATTATTCTTGCCCTTGGTCAAAGAAAGGCAGAGTTTGCCTGGTTGAATTTACACCGGTGGAAGGGAGATTTGACATTTGACTGTTCACCACATCATCATTCCATGGTTTTGCCCGGGCAATCCaacaccggtggacttgctcttatgGACAACATATGCGGTTTTGGATCCGTATCATTTCTTAGCTTTATACGTAGCACTCCCGGTTTTGTATAACCCGGATGGGGTGAAACTCTTAACAGAGAGTTCTCGTAAAATTCTCACTAAGTAATAAAAATTAGAACAAATCATTCGATGGTTGATTTGAAAATTCtaacggattttttttttttttttttgttacaagaaGGGTTAGAAGTCCGAAAAACTAACTAGCAAGAACAAGTCTCGCTTTCAGTGAGGGTCTATTTAATCTTTTTGGAGTCTTCATTCAACACAATCAAGTGAGGTTACTTAATCTTTTTGGAGTCTTCATTCAATACAATCAGGTGGCTTCTCAAAAAGATGTTGTCCCAAATTTAAAGTATAAAGTTTCCGGTAGAGACTTCCATCGATTCAGTTATTGGATAACCAGTGTCTGAAAACTATACTCACGCTgatatttttttgtattttttggcAGACACACCGGTTAACTACATTACCGAACCAAGACATTTTCCGTCAACTTATGAGTAATTGTGGAGTTAGTGGCGTGTTGATTTGAAGAATCGAAATTGGGGAGTTGATCTAATGACATACGTTCCGCACGTTGTGTCTTGTATGAAGCCAAGACCATACGTTCAGTAGTCATCtcataaataaattttaaaaaaaaaaagaaaaaaaaagagacattTATCAACACTAAACTCGTCAGGTTTACAAGTAGCTTATAATAGGTAGCATTCAAAGCATTCTGCAAGTAGCCATGCCACAACTAGCAGCAACACCAGAAAACCACTACCAGTCTACCACCCACAAAAGTAGGGAATATTAACAGAAATTATGGTGTTTCCAAAGTTGGACATAAAACCCTATTGACATGTAACTCTGATATTGTTGCCTTTGTATGCACTCTTGTTATCCAGGGAAAAACAGCTCAATccctccttttcttcttcttctcattctTGTCAGCATTCTTCAACTGCATAAGCAACAAGCAATTATTTAGGGTCTCAATCTAGAAAGAACTGCAAAAACTGACAACAGAAGAAAAATTACTTCGTTACTTACCATGATGATGAGTATGCGAACAAAAACAGCAATGAAATCAGTGAAAAGGGTTAGGGCATGCTTCACATAGTCCAGATCACCAAGGTGTGCCCTCTCAATCATCTCCTGGGTGTCGACTACCATGTAGCCCACGAAAATCATAAGCCCAAAATACAACTGCAAACACGAATAAACAGGTGTAAACAGCCAAAAAATACCTCCCTACTTCTTCAAATGACCATGTAGAACATTGTCACATTAGTACATTATGATTCATTACCTCAAACTCAAAAAGGGAAGCAGAACCACCAAAGATGGCAGAAGCAAATCGCAACCAGAGAAGGATGGACACGCCTGAAGAGAGCAAGCCCCCAAGGTAAAGGAATTCTCTGCGCTTTGCCAACATGGCTGCTGCTGAGAAACAACCAAAGGCCAAAGCAGTTCCCCCAAAGGCACTGATCAGGATGCTGTtcaaaaaagagaaaggaaaaaaaaaacagatcagGATAGTGCTCAAAATCTAATATCCACAAGTTAAACCATAAAATTAGCCAAACTTAAGTTGGATAACCCATAAAAATGAAAGGATACAACTATCATACTCTCATCAAGgtgaaacaaaaccaattgtgttctaagaacttagttcCCATAATTGCATGGTTCGTTGCTCAAAGCTAACAATACAGTTCAATCTAAAGTAACTGGCAATTACTGTTACAGAGAAATGCACAGCAAAAACCTAATAACAGGTACATACCTTGGGTTCATGTTAATGGCCAGATCAATGAGAGGACCAACAGTAGCCCCTTGAAAGGTTGCAGCCGCCATTAGTAGAGATACCCTCTTTTTCTGTTCAACAGAAAATAACAATCAATACAGACAAAACATCACAAAAACACATGAATGCAGGAGGCAAAAGAAAGAACAATGAATAACTCTACCTCTTCATAGGGAGGGGTGGAGAGTAACCAGATAGTACATCCCACTGTGGCAAGAGTTGTTAAAAGGCCACCAATGTTCCAGATAAGATGCAGGTAAGCTCCAGCAGCCGCACCGACGAGAGCACAGCATAGTGTGAGGTAGACCTAATATGACATTAAA encodes the following:
- the LOC133743187 gene encoding vicilin-like seed storage protein At2g18540, whose product is MNKILDFGRKALFYARVLSGYEERRIRSYRLQVEKRIKQAEERKLAIRKLPEQTILSEVRRMVEEMQNLNKKLEETEAAIEDYFKPLDQEAQRIMKTQLEGEERTMKQMMKTMHDQAMLDIAEEERKIKAQIVDTNQKNQDPRPNTQHLPPPP
- the LOC133743184 gene encoding bax inhibitor 1-like — its product is MDAFTSFFDSQSSSRNRWTYDSLKNFRQISPVVQNHLKLVYLTLCCALVGAAAGAYLHLIWNIGGLLTTLATVGCTIWLLSTPPYEEKKRVSLLMAAATFQGATVGPLIDLAINMNPSILISAFGGTALAFGCFSAAAMLAKRREFLYLGGLLSSGVSILLWLRFASAIFGGSASLFEFELYFGLMIFVGYMVVDTQEMIERAHLGDLDYVKHALTLFTDFIAVFVRILIIMLKNADKNEKKKKRRD